From the Clostridium sp. Marseille-P299 genome, one window contains:
- a CDS encoding uracil-xanthine permease family protein produces MTKESKKIGVGEAFPLALQHVVAMVVGCVTVPTILGTAGGIGNDDLVIMMQASLFCAAIAILIHALGRKGIGSNLPVIIGSGFAFIPTLTSVVKTDGMSGVLGAQLIGALVGILVGLGFKKIRFLFPPIVTASVVLTVGISLYGTAVKYMAGGEGSDLFGSPKAWFVALITLGSVLFFSQYCKGILKVSATLLGLVVGYVVAAILGMVDFTRVAEASFIALPKPFHFGISFSAGAIVSMIIIFVINSIQDIGQFEATTAGAFNRKATDKELSGGIIGNNISSALGAIFGGTPNATCGQNVGIVVTTGVTDKIVFIVAAFIIMVTALVPKLAELFLTIPLPVLGGATITVFGSIAMTGVRMLSSAGLTPRNLSISGLAVALAVGLSRTPGAFEKCPEIIRTIFGGSEIVIVAFVAIILNLILPKEKQ; encoded by the coding sequence ATGACAAAAGAAAGTAAAAAGATAGGTGTTGGAGAAGCATTTCCATTAGCTTTACAACACGTGGTAGCCATGGTAGTAGGCTGCGTTACAGTTCCAACAATTCTTGGAACTGCAGGTGGTATTGGTAACGATGATTTAGTAATCATGATGCAAGCTTCACTTTTTTGTGCCGCAATTGCAATATTGATTCATGCTTTAGGTAGAAAAGGAATTGGCTCAAATCTTCCTGTAATTATAGGTAGTGGATTTGCGTTTATTCCAACACTAACAAGTGTAGTAAAAACAGACGGTATGTCTGGCGTATTAGGTGCGCAGTTAATTGGTGCACTTGTAGGTATTTTAGTTGGTCTTGGATTTAAGAAGATTCGTTTCTTATTTCCACCAATCGTAACTGCATCTGTAGTATTAACAGTAGGTATTTCTCTTTATGGAACTGCTGTAAAATACATGGCAGGTGGAGAAGGTAGTGATTTATTTGGTTCACCAAAAGCTTGGTTTGTCGCTCTTATTACTTTGGGTTCTGTATTATTCTTTTCACAATACTGCAAAGGAATCCTTAAAGTATCAGCAACCTTGCTAGGACTTGTCGTAGGTTATGTTGTAGCAGCAATTTTAGGAATGGTTGATTTTACAAGAGTAGCTGAAGCTTCCTTTATTGCATTACCAAAGCCATTTCACTTTGGTATCAGCTTCTCAGCAGGCGCAATCGTATCCATGATCATTATCTTTGTTATCAATTCGATTCAAGATATCGGACAATTTGAAGCAACTACTGCTGGAGCGTTTAATCGTAAGGCTACAGATAAAGAATTATCAGGCGGTATCATTGGAAATAACATTTCCAGTGCTTTAGGTGCAATTTTTGGTGGTACACCAAATGCGACTTGTGGTCAAAACGTTGGTATTGTTGTTACCACAGGTGTTACAGATAAAATTGTATTTATTGTAGCTGCTTTTATTATCATGGTAACAGCTTTAGTTCCAAAATTAGCAGAGTTATTTTTAACAATCCCACTTCCAGTACTTGGAGGTGCGACAATCACTGTTTTTGGTAGTATTGCAATGACTGGTGTAAGAATGTTATCAAGCGCTGGTTTAACTCCAAGAAACTTATCAATATCAGGTCTTGCTGTTGCATTAGCAGTAGGTTTATCTAGAACACCTGGTGCATTTGAAAAATGTCCAGAAATTATTAGGACAATTTTTGGTGGAAGCGAAATTGTAATTGTTGCTTTTGTAGCAATTATTTTAAATCTTATTTTACCAAAAGAAAAACAGTAA
- the dpaL gene encoding diaminopropionate ammonia-lyase, which translates to MKETFKSVFYPRTNKEKSNIDFLNFEEAKTAHEFHASFPVYSETPLVELKNLAQAIGVKDIHVKDESYRFGLNAFKVLGGSYAIGRLIADKIGEDIKNLPATKMISKEVKDKTGDMVFVTATDGNHGRGVAWTANQLNQKSVVYMPKGSAIERLENIRAEGAEASITDMNYDEAVRLADKNAKEKGWIVVQDTAWEGYEDIPTWIMQGYMTLGYEIVKQLEESKAEAPTHIFLQAGVGSLAGAICGFFANYYKGNQPKIVVIEPNKADCIYRTAEANDGKLHFVTGDLDTIMAGLACGEPNSIGWNVLRDYADAFISCPDYVAADGMRVMASPLDGDNKVVSGESGAATLGCIYNVLTDDSLVDLKGKLGLDENSRLLFISTEGDTDKENYRNVVWNGKSSRFEA; encoded by the coding sequence ATGAAAGAGACATTTAAAAGTGTATTTTATCCAAGAACAAACAAAGAAAAATCAAACATTGATTTTTTAAATTTTGAAGAAGCTAAAACAGCTCATGAATTCCATGCAAGCTTCCCTGTTTACAGCGAAACTCCATTAGTAGAGTTAAAGAACTTAGCACAGGCAATTGGTGTTAAAGACATCCATGTAAAAGATGAATCTTACCGTTTTGGTTTAAATGCATTTAAAGTATTAGGTGGTTCTTATGCAATCGGCCGTTTAATTGCAGATAAGATCGGTGAAGACATTAAAAATTTACCAGCTACAAAAATGATCTCCAAAGAAGTAAAAGATAAAACAGGAGATATGGTATTCGTAACAGCTACTGATGGTAACCACGGACGTGGTGTTGCTTGGACAGCAAACCAATTAAATCAAAAATCCGTAGTTTACATGCCAAAGGGATCTGCTATTGAGCGTTTAGAAAATATTCGTGCTGAGGGTGCAGAAGCTAGCATCACTGATATGAATTACGATGAAGCAGTTCGTCTTGCAGATAAGAATGCAAAAGAAAAAGGATGGATTGTTGTTCAAGATACAGCATGGGAAGGATATGAAGATATCCCAACATGGATTATGCAAGGTTACATGACTCTTGGTTATGAAATCGTTAAACAATTAGAAGAAAGCAAGGCAGAAGCGCCTACACATATCTTTTTACAAGCTGGTGTTGGTTCCTTAGCAGGAGCAATCTGTGGTTTCTTTGCAAACTACTACAAAGGAAATCAACCAAAAATCGTTGTAATTGAGCCAAACAAAGCAGATTGTATTTATCGTACAGCAGAAGCTAACGATGGAAAACTTCACTTTGTAACAGGTGATTTAGATACAATTATGGCTGGTTTAGCTTGTGGCGAACCAAACTCCATTGGTTGGAACGTATTAAGAGATTATGCAGATGCATTCATTTCTTGCCCAGACTATGTAGCTGCTGACGGTATGCGTGTAATGGCTAGTCCATTAGATGGCGATAACAAAGTTGTTTCTGGTGAAAGTGGTGCAGCAACACTTGGTTGTATCTACAATGTACTTACTGATGACTCTTTAGTTGACTTAAAGGGTAAATTAGGACTTGATGAAAATTCAAGATTATTATTTATCTCCACTGAAGGTGATACAGACAAAGAAAATTATCGTAACGTTGTATGGAATGGTAAATCTTCACGTTTCGAAGCGTAG
- a CDS encoding YgeY family selenium metabolism-linked hydrolase, protein MLSANREKELIELAQKMIQAKSYSGEEKQAAETIGEFCKANGFDDVTYDKYGNVIGVIKGNRPGPKVLFDGHIDTVPVSDPTKWTQDPFKGDIVDGKLYGRGTSDMKGAVSAFTAAAKYFAEDTNRDFAGEILIAGVVHEECFEGVAAREISKNFKPDYVIIGEASQLNVKIGQRGRGEIVVETFGKPAHSANPEKGINAVYKMSKVINAIQTLVPTEHPVLGKGILELTDIKSAPYPGASVVPEYCRATYDRRLLVGETKESVIKPIQDLLDKLMAEDPELKVKVSYAVGEEVCYTGNKIEGERFFPGWLYDKDEPWVQAVLTELKNAGFNPEVTQYNFCTNGSHYAGEAGIKTLGIGPSLESLAHTVDEYIEVEQLTKVCECYYGVMKALLV, encoded by the coding sequence ATGCTTAGCGCAAACAGAGAAAAAGAATTAATCGAATTAGCTCAGAAAATGATTCAAGCAAAGAGCTATTCAGGAGAAGAAAAACAAGCTGCAGAAACAATTGGTGAATTCTGCAAAGCAAATGGTTTTGATGATGTTACATATGATAAATATGGTAATGTTATCGGTGTAATCAAAGGTAACCGTCCAGGTCCTAAGGTATTATTCGATGGACATATCGATACTGTACCTGTATCTGATCCAACAAAGTGGACTCAGGATCCATTCAAAGGTGATATCGTAGATGGTAAATTATACGGACGTGGAACTTCTGATATGAAGGGTGCAGTTTCTGCATTTACAGCTGCTGCTAAATACTTCGCAGAAGATACAAACCGTGATTTTGCTGGTGAAATCTTAATCGCTGGTGTTGTTCATGAAGAATGCTTCGAAGGTGTTGCTGCTCGTGAAATCTCCAAGAACTTCAAACCAGATTATGTAATCATCGGTGAAGCTAGCCAATTAAACGTTAAAATTGGTCAACGTGGACGTGGTGAAATCGTTGTTGAAACATTTGGTAAACCAGCTCACTCTGCAAACCCAGAAAAAGGTATCAACGCAGTTTATAAAATGAGTAAAGTTATCAATGCAATTCAAACTTTAGTTCCAACAGAACACCCAGTACTTGGAAAAGGTATCTTAGAACTTACAGATATCAAATCTGCACCATACCCAGGAGCATCTGTAGTACCTGAATACTGCCGTGCAACATATGACCGTCGTCTTTTAGTTGGTGAAACTAAAGAATCCGTTATCAAACCAATTCAAGATTTACTTGATAAATTAATGGCTGAAGATCCAGAATTAAAAGTAAAAGTATCTTATGCAGTTGGTGAAGAAGTTTGCTACACTGGAAACAAGATCGAAGGAGAACGTTTCTTCCCAGGTTGGTTATATGATAAAGATGAACCATGGGTTCAGGCAGTTCTTACTGAATTAAAGAACGCTGGATTTAATCCAGAAGTTACTCAATACAACTTCTGTACAAACGGATCTCACTATGCTGGAGAAGCTGGTATCAAGACATTAGGTATTGGACCATCTCTTGAAAGCTTAGCTCATACAGTAGATGAATACATCGAAGTTGAACAGTTAACAAAAGTTTGTGAATGCTACTACGGAGTAATGAAAGCATTATTAGTTTAA